The following are encoded together in the Pectobacterium punjabense genome:
- the yjfP gene encoding esterase: MVEMSLDKLGSGIDVIHAVPAGRKEQPLPTIFFFHGYCSSKEVYSYFGYALAQAGFRVILPDAAMHGARYDGDEAQRLRHFWDILRSNIEELPGYVAEYRQRGLIDGERVGVCGASLGGMSALGCMARYPWITAVAAFMGSGYFSTLSSTLFPPVPADREENQAVLQALAAQLADYDVTTRLEALSSRPLFVWHGEADDVVPAAESARLHQALQAREQLANLTYLTEPGVAHRITPTALQAGADFFQRTL; this comes from the coding sequence ATGGTTGAAATGTCACTGGATAAACTCGGCAGCGGTATAGATGTGATTCATGCGGTGCCTGCGGGAAGAAAGGAACAGCCTCTGCCGACGATTTTTTTCTTCCACGGTTACTGCTCGTCAAAAGAGGTGTACTCGTATTTTGGCTATGCGCTGGCTCAGGCTGGATTCAGAGTGATTCTACCCGATGCTGCCATGCATGGTGCCCGTTATGACGGGGATGAAGCGCAGCGGTTGCGTCATTTTTGGGATATCCTGCGATCGAATATTGAAGAACTTCCTGGTTATGTAGCGGAATATCGGCAACGTGGTCTGATCGACGGGGAACGGGTTGGCGTTTGCGGCGCGTCACTTGGCGGAATGAGCGCACTGGGGTGCATGGCGCGCTATCCCTGGATTACGGCGGTGGCGGCATTTATGGGTTCTGGCTACTTCTCCACGTTATCCTCAACGCTATTTCCTCCGGTTCCGGCCGATCGCGAAGAGAATCAGGCGGTGTTGCAGGCGTTAGCGGCCCAGCTCGCTGATTATGATGTCACCACGCGGCTGGAGGCACTGTCCAGTCGGCCGTTGTTTGTGTGGCATGGTGAGGCGGATGATGTCGTGCCTGCGGCAGAAAGCGCACGTCTCCACCAGGCATTACAGGCGCGCGAGCAACTTGCTAATCTGACGTATTTGACCGAGCCAGGTGTGGCGCATCGTATTACGCCGACGGCGTTGCAGGCGGGGGCTGATTTCTTCCAGCGGAC
- a CDS encoding methyl-accepting chemotaxis protein, with amino-acid sequence MLGLSFKHWGLGIKLSIIASLSVAILFIAFTLTLTRSAGDQLKSLTLNDMQSQVNGVTDMINMYDTSLQAEVSNYTRLLASFLPTRFSLDTVNRIPFGNTPQPTLKAGDTVLNLNTEVTDDFLSRTHAISTIFVRDGEDFTRITTSLKKEDGSRAMGTKLDRESPAYALVMKGETYSGLATLFGKQYITQYQPIRDSENKVIGILFVGVDITKQFTEMQHTILNKKMGETGHFFVLSTKKGKDAGNYLYHQSNANQRPDWSEGALEKVLATGNGTIEYDNNTMTGEEKTRIMVYRSIPQWNWIVAGTVSKESLMAEINHTRNLFLGGGIILVLLFAAFFVVLTRKWLSQPLVEIVKVAEQFSAGNLTATLSSNRSDEVGRLIDAINGIGQGLTTIVSQVRSSSEEISASTDALAADSENISEQIARQASSVEETSASMEQLSASVKQNADNVSAAKDLAEQSAAAARNGSQTVTDSVSTMSDIKNSSQRIADITTVIESIAFQTNILALNAAVEAARAGEHGRGFAVVAAEVRALAQRSSTAVKEIESLIDESLEKIEAGYHFSEKTQAVMDDLRNRILQVSTIVNDIDIASREQSAGISQVNIAIVQIGQATQENAILVNNSEDTAQSLRQKGHHLSELVSVFRI; translated from the coding sequence ATGTTGGGACTTTCCTTTAAGCACTGGGGTTTGGGTATCAAGTTATCAATTATCGCCTCCCTAAGCGTGGCGATATTGTTCATAGCTTTCACCCTTACTCTTACCCGCTCCGCAGGCGATCAACTAAAATCGTTGACCCTCAATGACATGCAGAGCCAGGTGAATGGAGTCACCGACATGATCAACATGTACGATACCAGCCTACAAGCCGAGGTCAGCAACTATACGCGGCTGCTAGCGAGCTTTCTGCCGACGCGGTTTTCACTGGATACCGTTAACCGTATCCCTTTCGGCAACACACCTCAGCCGACACTAAAGGCTGGCGATACGGTATTGAACCTTAACACCGAGGTGACGGATGACTTTCTGAGCCGTACTCACGCAATCTCAACAATTTTCGTCCGCGATGGAGAGGATTTTACGCGCATCACTACTTCACTGAAGAAAGAAGATGGATCGCGCGCAATGGGCACCAAACTCGATCGTGAAAGCCCGGCCTATGCACTTGTCATGAAAGGTGAAACTTACAGTGGGTTAGCAACGCTGTTCGGCAAACAGTACATCACCCAGTATCAGCCGATACGCGATAGTGAAAACAAGGTCATCGGTATTCTGTTCGTCGGCGTCGATATCACGAAGCAATTTACCGAGATGCAACACACTATTCTGAACAAGAAAATGGGTGAGACAGGCCATTTCTTTGTCCTTAGCACGAAAAAAGGAAAGGATGCAGGTAACTACCTTTACCACCAAAGCAATGCCAACCAACGTCCTGACTGGTCAGAAGGTGCATTAGAGAAAGTGCTGGCAACCGGTAATGGTACGATCGAATACGACAACAACACGATGACGGGCGAAGAGAAAACCCGGATCATGGTGTATCGCAGCATTCCGCAGTGGAACTGGATTGTTGCAGGCACGGTGAGTAAAGAAAGCTTAATGGCAGAGATTAATCATACCCGTAACCTGTTCTTAGGCGGCGGTATTATTCTGGTTCTGCTCTTCGCTGCATTCTTTGTCGTGCTAACGCGCAAATGGCTGAGCCAGCCGCTGGTTGAAATCGTCAAAGTGGCAGAACAATTTTCTGCCGGTAACCTGACGGCCACGCTTTCCAGCAACCGGAGCGATGAAGTGGGTCGCTTGATCGATGCGATTAACGGCATCGGGCAGGGGTTAACGACTATCGTGTCGCAGGTAAGAAGCTCCTCTGAGGAAATCAGTGCCAGCACCGATGCGCTTGCCGCTGATAGTGAAAATATCAGTGAGCAGATTGCCCGTCAGGCCAGCAGCGTCGAAGAAACCTCTGCCAGCATGGAGCAGCTCTCCGCCAGCGTGAAGCAGAATGCCGATAATGTCTCCGCCGCCAAAGATCTGGCAGAGCAGAGCGCAGCGGCGGCACGCAACGGCAGCCAGACCGTCACCGACTCGGTTTCTACGATGAGTGACATCAAAAATTCATCGCAGCGGATCGCCGATATCACGACGGTGATCGAATCTATCGCTTTCCAGACCAATATTCTGGCGCTTAATGCTGCCGTAGAAGCCGCTCGCGCGGGCGAGCACGGCAGAGGCTTCGCCGTGGTTGCTGCTGAAGTGCGCGCGCTGGCACAGCGCAGTTCTACTGCGGTGAAAGAGATCGAAAGCTTGATTGATGAGTCGCTGGAAAAAATCGAAGCGGGCTACCATTTCTCAGAAAAAACGCAGGCGGTAATGGACGACTTACGTAACCGCATCCTGCAAGTCAGCACCATCGTGAACGATATTGATATCGCCTCACGCGAGCAGTCCGCCGGTATCAGCCAGGTAAACATCGCGATTGTACAGATTGGTCAGGCAACGCAGGAAAACGCCATTCTGGTCAACAATTCGGAAGACACGGCGCAGAGTCTGCGTCAGAAAGGCCACCACCTCAGCGAGCTGGTCAGCGTCTTCCGTATTTAA
- a CDS encoding RNA ligase RtcB family protein: MGNAIRSISARVSVIATENTWIEDKAIQQLQITSQLPDMVRVAGMPDLHPGRGYPIGAAFFSQQRFYPALVGNDIGCGMALWRTGLNANKISLDKLEKRLGNIDGPLEDDDNIPPKLADFRYSLGTIGGGNHFAELQQLDEIYQPDTLHDLRIDPKQLLLLVHSGSRGLGQTILEAHVREFGHQGLEANTPAAEAYLAQHQFALTFATHNRRLIAQRMLERWHTEGDAALDVNHNLVTPTTIEGISGWLHRKGATPADCGPVIIPGSRGDYSYIVQPIPHADSLYSLAHGAGRKWMRTECKDRLSSRYSVQQLARTRFGSRVICQDRQLIFQEAPEAYKPIDSVIGAMQQAGLITLIARLKPVLTYKTRGEDK; this comes from the coding sequence ATGGGCAATGCTATTCGCTCTATTTCGGCGCGCGTCAGTGTGATCGCGACGGAAAATACCTGGATTGAAGATAAAGCAATCCAACAGCTTCAAATTACCTCACAGCTTCCCGATATGGTACGTGTGGCCGGTATGCCAGATTTGCACCCAGGCCGCGGTTACCCCATTGGGGCAGCATTTTTTTCACAACAGCGCTTCTACCCCGCTCTGGTTGGAAATGATATCGGCTGCGGCATGGCGCTATGGCGCACTGGCCTGAACGCCAACAAAATTTCGCTGGATAAGCTGGAAAAACGGCTTGGCAATATCGATGGGCCACTAGAAGACGATGACAATATTCCACCCAAGCTGGCAGATTTCCGCTATTCGCTGGGCACCATCGGCGGCGGTAACCACTTTGCAGAATTGCAGCAGCTTGATGAAATTTATCAGCCAGATACGCTGCACGATCTGCGCATTGATCCTAAACAACTGCTGTTGCTCGTGCATAGCGGCTCACGCGGATTAGGACAAACCATACTGGAAGCCCACGTGCGGGAATTCGGTCATCAGGGTCTTGAAGCCAACACACCAGCCGCAGAAGCCTATCTGGCACAGCATCAGTTTGCGCTGACGTTTGCCACCCACAATCGGCGACTGATCGCTCAGCGAATGCTGGAACGTTGGCATACGGAAGGCGATGCCGCACTGGACGTGAACCACAATCTAGTGACACCGACAACGATTGAAGGCATTTCCGGCTGGCTGCACCGCAAAGGCGCGACACCCGCCGACTGCGGCCCGGTTATCATCCCCGGCTCACGCGGCGACTACAGCTATATCGTCCAACCTATCCCTCACGCCGACAGCCTGTATTCACTGGCACATGGCGCGGGGAGAAAGTGGATGCGCACGGAGTGTAAAGATCGTCTGTCTTCACGTTACAGCGTCCAGCAACTGGCGCGTACTCGCTTCGGCAGCCGCGTAATTTGCCAGGACAGGCAGTTGATTTTTCAGGAAGCCCCGGAGGCCTACAAACCGATAGACAGCGTGATTGGCGCGATGCAGCAGGCGGGATTAATCACGCTGATTGCACGCCTGAAACCGGTGCTCACCTATAAAACGCGCGGGGAGGATAAATGA
- the prfH gene encoding peptide chain release factor H encodes MILLQLSAAQGPDECMLATAKALQALLRDAARQSIECEIIETEAGKRSGTLRSALVLLNGDRAEPLAASWCGTLQWTCNSPWRKGGGRKNWFIGVARFHQEQAFADNEIRFEATKSSGPGGQHVNKTESAVRATHVASGITVKVQSERSQHANKRLACYLIAYRLETLQQQQHAELRAQRRLFHHQIARGNPVKVFKGEDFTLVASH; translated from the coding sequence ATGATATTACTTCAACTTTCTGCCGCGCAGGGACCGGACGAATGCATGCTCGCAACGGCAAAAGCGTTACAAGCTCTACTACGCGATGCAGCACGACAAAGTATCGAGTGTGAAATTATCGAAACCGAAGCAGGGAAACGTTCCGGTACGCTACGTTCCGCACTGGTTCTGTTAAACGGCGATCGGGCGGAACCGCTGGCTGCCAGCTGGTGCGGTACGCTCCAGTGGACGTGCAATAGCCCCTGGCGTAAAGGGGGTGGACGTAAGAACTGGTTTATCGGCGTCGCACGCTTTCATCAGGAGCAGGCGTTTGCCGATAACGAGATTCGTTTTGAAGCCACGAAATCCTCCGGTCCCGGCGGGCAGCATGTGAATAAAACCGAGTCTGCCGTCCGCGCTACCCATGTCGCCAGCGGCATCACGGTGAAAGTGCAGAGTGAACGCAGCCAACACGCGAATAAGCGTCTGGCCTGTTATCTCATCGCCTACCGTCTGGAAACGCTACAGCAACAGCAACACGCCGAACTACGCGCGCAGCGGCGTCTGTTCCACCATCAGATAGCGCGCGGCAATCCGGTAAAAGTCTTCAAGGGCGAAGATTTTACGCTGGTTGCTTCCCACTAA
- a CDS encoding DUF350 domain-containing protein, producing the protein MPIITSLLAFASYFFIGFAMVLAFLFIYTRVTPHDEWALIKENNGTAAIGFGGALIGYVIPLSSAAINSVSLVDYITWGVVALVVQLLIYFAVRLYMPRLSQHIQNNDIASGAFLCAASLSGGILNAACMSY; encoded by the coding sequence ATGCCTATTATTACGTCGCTACTCGCTTTCGCGTCCTATTTCTTTATCGGGTTTGCCATGGTGCTGGCCTTTTTGTTTATTTATACCCGCGTTACGCCGCATGATGAGTGGGCGCTGATTAAAGAGAACAACGGTACGGCCGCGATTGGATTTGGTGGGGCGTTGATTGGTTATGTGATTCCACTTTCCAGTGCGGCGATTAATTCGGTGAGCCTCGTGGATTACATCACCTGGGGCGTGGTCGCGCTGGTGGTGCAACTGTTGATTTATTTCGCGGTGCGCCTGTATATGCCGCGTCTCAGCCAACATATCCAGAATAACGATATTGCGTCCGGTGCTTTTCTCTGTGCTGCTTCGCTCAGCGGTGGGATTCTGAATGCGGCGTGTATGTCGTACTGA
- a CDS encoding methyl-accepting chemotaxis protein, which yields MLRWMSFQNLSVTRKLLVGFGLLLIMGVILSMVGFYGLYNSDQSLKRISRLGAIYDKTVVAREGNFGYALERKAQYLEQHDSAIGNISGELSALLKEIDTGHWPAEDKSAIQDISASLNTYLTQRQQVMSPDVSQQRLSELNDQMALLQENINKLYFTEESRAGRNVISSDIQLGVITLIAIILGLTTAIVISRQIVRPLHQALHATRAIAEGDLTVHLHNERRDELGQLISAMGQMNNNLHSMIDKIRLSANQISSAAGEITAGNADLSVRTTQQAAALEETAASMEQLTSTVKQNADNAHQANRLVMDASDTANQGGEQVSKAVNTMHGIAQSSHRIAEITSMINSIAFQTNILALNAAVEAARAGEQGRGFAVVASEVRNLAQRSAQAAKEIDTLIGESVSQINNGAALVNSAGKTMEGIVQSVTQVHTIMKDITTASDEQHRGISQVGQAIIEMDQNTQQNTVLVEQSSSAAHSLEQQAIVLSDAVSVFRLLHPSQQDLRRLANPAA from the coding sequence ATGCTGCGCTGGATGTCATTTCAAAACCTGTCGGTAACACGCAAGTTATTGGTAGGGTTTGGTTTATTGCTCATCATGGGAGTAATCCTTTCCATGGTCGGCTTTTATGGATTATACAATAGCGACCAATCATTAAAGCGCATCAGCCGTCTGGGTGCCATTTATGACAAGACCGTTGTCGCCCGAGAAGGTAACTTTGGTTATGCGCTAGAACGTAAGGCGCAGTATCTGGAACAGCATGACAGCGCTATCGGCAATATCAGTGGAGAGCTATCAGCACTGCTGAAGGAAATTGATACGGGACACTGGCCTGCGGAAGATAAAAGCGCCATTCAGGATATCAGCGCGTCGCTCAATACCTACCTGACCCAGCGCCAGCAGGTCATGAGCCCGGATGTCAGCCAACAGCGGCTCAGTGAATTGAACGATCAAATGGCGCTGTTGCAGGAAAATATCAATAAGCTTTACTTCACGGAAGAGAGCCGCGCGGGCCGTAACGTCATCAGCAGCGATATTCAACTGGGCGTGATTACGCTGATTGCCATCATACTCGGCCTGACCACCGCAATTGTTATTTCACGGCAGATCGTTCGCCCATTACACCAGGCGCTACACGCGACTCGCGCCATTGCAGAAGGCGATCTCACGGTACACCTTCACAATGAACGCCGTGATGAGTTAGGCCAGCTGATTTCGGCTATGGGGCAGATGAACAACAATCTGCACAGCATGATTGATAAAATTCGCCTCAGCGCGAATCAGATCTCCTCTGCCGCAGGGGAAATTACCGCCGGTAATGCCGATCTTTCCGTCCGAACCACGCAGCAAGCTGCTGCACTGGAAGAAACCGCCGCCAGTATGGAACAGCTGACGTCAACGGTAAAACAAAATGCCGATAACGCCCATCAAGCCAACCGGCTGGTTATGGACGCCTCTGATACCGCAAATCAGGGGGGAGAACAGGTTTCTAAAGCGGTTAATACCATGCACGGCATCGCACAGAGTTCTCACCGTATTGCTGAAATCACTTCAATGATTAACAGCATCGCGTTCCAGACTAATATTCTGGCGCTCAACGCAGCAGTAGAGGCTGCGCGAGCCGGTGAACAAGGTCGTGGTTTTGCCGTCGTCGCCAGTGAGGTACGCAATCTGGCACAGCGCAGCGCGCAGGCCGCAAAAGAGATCGATACGCTCATTGGCGAGTCAGTTTCACAGATTAATAACGGTGCGGCACTCGTTAACAGCGCAGGGAAAACAATGGAGGGGATTGTACAGTCCGTGACACAGGTCCACACCATAATGAAAGACATTACTACCGCCTCGGACGAGCAACATCGCGGTATTTCTCAGGTCGGTCAGGCAATCATAGAGATGGATCAGAACACGCAGCAAAATACCGTGCTGGTCGAGCAATCCTCTTCTGCCGCTCACTCGCTGGAGCAACAGGCGATCGTGCTTTCTGATGCCGTTTCTGTCTTCCGGCTTTTACATCCTTCACAGCAAGACCTTCGCAGGCTGGCAAACCCCGCGGCCTAA
- the rlmB gene encoding 23S rRNA (guanosine(2251)-2'-O)-methyltransferase RlmB has protein sequence MSEIIYGIHAVKALLERDPQRFLEVFVLKGRDDRRLQPVIAELEAQGIVIQVANRQWLDKQAEDAVHQGIVAKVKEGRKYQENDLPAMLDNLETPFLLILDGVTDPHNLGACLRNADGAGVHAVIVPRDRSAQLNATVKKVACGAAETVPVISVTNLARTMRLLQERNIWIVGTAGEADHTLYQSKLTGPLALVMGAEGEGMRRLTREHCDELISIPMAGSVSSLNVSVATGVCLFEAVRQRG, from the coding sequence ATGAGCGAAATTATTTACGGTATCCACGCGGTTAAAGCACTGCTTGAGCGCGACCCGCAGCGTTTTCTGGAAGTTTTTGTTCTGAAAGGGCGCGACGATCGTCGCCTTCAGCCTGTGATTGCCGAGCTGGAAGCGCAAGGTATCGTCATTCAAGTGGCGAATCGGCAGTGGCTGGATAAGCAGGCTGAAGACGCGGTGCATCAGGGGATCGTAGCGAAGGTCAAAGAAGGGCGGAAATATCAGGAAAACGATCTGCCTGCGATGTTAGACAATCTGGAAACGCCTTTCCTGTTGATATTGGACGGCGTGACCGATCCGCATAATCTGGGCGCGTGCCTGCGTAATGCTGATGGCGCTGGCGTGCATGCGGTGATTGTGCCCCGCGATCGTTCGGCACAGTTGAATGCGACGGTGAAGAAGGTGGCCTGTGGGGCAGCGGAAACGGTGCCAGTCATCAGCGTGACCAATCTGGCTCGCACGATGCGCCTGCTGCAAGAGCGTAATATCTGGATCGTCGGCACGGCGGGTGAAGCAGATCATACGTTGTACCAAAGTAAACTGACCGGGCCGTTGGCGCTGGTGATGGGCGCGGAAGGGGAAGGGATGCGTCGCCTGACCCGTGAGCACTGCGATGAGCTGATCAGTATTCCGATGGCGGGCAGCGTGTCTTCACTGAACGTGTCTGTTGCCACTGGCGTGTGTCTGTTTGAAGCCGTTCGCCAGCGCGGGTGA
- the rnr gene encoding ribonuclease R, with translation MSQDPFLEREAEKYESPIPSREYILAHIAKRDTPISREELAADLQLTGEEPLEALRRRLRAMERDGQLIFTRRQCYALPEKLDLLRGTVIGHRDGFGFLRVEGRKDDLYLSAEEMKRAIHGDVVLAQPLGADRKGRREGRIVRVLEPRTGQIVGRYFVDAGVGFVVPDDSRLSFDILIPKEEINGARMGFVVVVELTQRATRRTKAVGKIVEILGDNMGTGLAVDIALRTHDIPHTWPPKVEEQVKDLSEEVPEAAKKGRVDLRKLPLVTIDGEDARDFDDAVYCEQKRGGGWRLWVAIADVSYYVRPNTALDHEARARGTSVYFPSQVVPMLPEVLSNGLCSLNPQVDRLCMVCEMTVSAQGKLSSYKFYEAVMSSHARLTYTKVWNILQGDAELREHYKPLVGGLEELHHMYKALEHAREVRGGIAFETEEAKFIFNAERRIDRVEAVVRNDAHKLIEECMILANISAARFVEKNEEPALFRVHDQPSEDHVLALRSVLGELGLTLKGGMKPQPKDYAELMNEVAERPDREMLQTMLLRSMKQAIYDPENRGHFGLALTSYGHFTSPIRRYPDLSLHRAIKYLLSDRHERWTSTGGWHSDINEMLQLGMHCSMTERRADEATRDVADWLKCDFMQDHVGEVFTGIISSVTGFGFFVRLKDLFIDGLVHVSTLDNDYYRYDNIGQRLIGESRGQVYRLGDEVEIRVEAVHMDERNIDFALISSTRKVRGEGKTARDRTKKPESREAKPSRRRRSPSKAAANFEPDAAFRKEGERNAKSDKPKAKPKKNRDKAKKNAEKTRKIAAATKAKRAKKKSAE, from the coding sequence ATGTCACAAGATCCATTCCTGGAACGAGAAGCAGAAAAATACGAATCCCCTATCCCTAGCCGTGAATATATTTTGGCGCACATCGCCAAGCGCGATACCCCGATCAGCCGGGAAGAATTAGCCGCCGACCTGCAATTAACCGGAGAAGAACCCCTCGAAGCGCTGCGCCGTCGCCTGCGTGCGATGGAGCGCGATGGTCAGCTTATTTTTACCCGCCGCCAATGCTATGCGCTGCCAGAAAAGCTCGATCTGCTGCGTGGCACGGTGATCGGCCACCGTGATGGCTTCGGCTTCTTGCGTGTGGAAGGTCGCAAAGACGATCTTTATCTGTCGGCTGAAGAGATGAAACGGGCGATTCACGGCGATGTTGTGCTGGCACAGCCGCTGGGTGCGGATCGTAAAGGACGCCGCGAAGGGCGTATTGTTCGGGTGTTGGAACCGCGTACTGGACAAATTGTCGGCCGTTATTTTGTCGATGCCGGTGTTGGGTTCGTCGTACCGGATGATAGCCGTCTGAGCTTCGATATCCTGATCCCGAAAGAAGAAATTAACGGCGCTCGCATGGGCTTTGTGGTCGTGGTTGAGCTGACGCAACGCGCAACGCGCCGCACGAAGGCGGTCGGTAAGATCGTTGAGATCCTCGGTGACAATATGGGTACTGGGCTGGCGGTGGATATCGCCCTGCGTACCCACGATATTCCGCACACCTGGCCGCCTAAAGTCGAAGAGCAGGTGAAGGATCTTTCCGAAGAGGTACCGGAAGCCGCGAAAAAAGGTCGTGTGGATCTGCGTAAGCTGCCGCTGGTCACGATTGACGGCGAAGATGCCCGTGATTTTGATGACGCCGTGTACTGTGAACAGAAACGTGGCGGCGGCTGGCGCTTGTGGGTCGCGATTGCGGACGTGAGCTATTACGTTCGGCCGAATACGGCGCTTGACCATGAAGCGCGGGCGCGTGGCACATCGGTGTACTTCCCGTCGCAGGTTGTACCGATGCTGCCGGAAGTGCTGTCAAACGGGCTGTGTTCGCTTAACCCGCAGGTTGATCGCCTGTGTATGGTCTGTGAAATGACTGTCTCGGCACAGGGCAAGCTGTCGTCCTACAAATTCTATGAAGCGGTGATGAGCTCACACGCACGTCTGACCTACACCAAAGTGTGGAACATTCTGCAAGGCGATGCCGAGCTGCGTGAGCACTACAAGCCTTTGGTCGGCGGGCTGGAAGAGCTACACCATATGTATAAAGCGCTGGAACACGCGCGTGAAGTGCGCGGTGGCATCGCGTTTGAGACCGAAGAAGCGAAGTTTATTTTTAACGCTGAACGTCGCATCGACCGTGTGGAAGCCGTGGTGCGTAATGACGCGCACAAGCTGATCGAAGAGTGCATGATTCTGGCGAACATCTCCGCCGCGAGATTTGTGGAGAAGAACGAAGAACCCGCGCTGTTCCGCGTACACGATCAGCCGAGCGAAGACCATGTATTAGCCCTGCGCAGCGTGCTGGGCGAACTGGGGCTGACGCTGAAAGGTGGAATGAAGCCGCAGCCGAAAGATTACGCGGAATTGATGAACGAGGTCGCGGAGCGTCCCGATCGGGAAATGCTGCAAACCATGCTGCTGCGTTCGATGAAGCAGGCGATTTATGACCCGGAAAACCGCGGTCACTTCGGGCTGGCCTTGACGTCTTACGGCCACTTCACATCGCCAATTCGTCGTTATCCTGACCTGTCGCTGCACCGTGCGATTAAGTACCTGCTGAGCGATCGCCATGAGCGCTGGACGTCAACGGGCGGTTGGCATAGCGATATTAACGAGATGCTACAGCTGGGTATGCACTGTTCGATGACGGAGCGCCGTGCGGATGAAGCCACACGTGACGTTGCGGATTGGCTGAAGTGCGACTTTATGCAGGATCATGTGGGTGAAGTCTTTACGGGGATTATCTCCAGCGTGACCGGCTTTGGCTTCTTCGTGCGCCTGAAAGATCTGTTTATCGATGGGCTGGTGCACGTTTCTACGCTGGATAATGACTACTATCGTTACGATAATATCGGTCAACGACTGATCGGCGAATCGCGTGGGCAGGTTTATCGTCTGGGTGATGAAGTAGAAATCCGCGTTGAAGCTGTGCATATGGACGAACGCAACATTGATTTCGCCTTGATTTCCAGTACGCGCAAGGTGCGCGGCGAAGGCAAAACTGCGCGTGACCGGACGAAGAAACCTGAGTCGCGTGAGGCTAAGCCAAGTCGACGTCGTCGTAGTCCAAGCAAAGCTGCTGCAAACTTTGAGCCGGATGCGGCATTCCGCAAAGAAGGCGAACGCAACGCGAAATCGGATAAGCCAAAAGCCAAACCGAAAAAGAACCGCGATAAAGCGAAAAAGAACGCAGAGAAAACGCGTAAAATCGCCGCTGCAACCAAGGCTAAACGCGCAAAGAAAAAATCTGCTGAGTAA
- the nsrR gene encoding nitric oxide-sensing transcriptional repressor NsrR produces MQLTSFTDYGLRALIYMASLPSGKMTSISEVTEVYGVSRNHMVKIINQLSRAGLVMAVRGKNGGIRLGKPAETIRIGDVVRELEPLTLVNCNHEFCHITPACRLKQVLQQAVQNFLHELDQYTLADMVKENPPLYKLLLVE; encoded by the coding sequence GTGCAGTTAACAAGTTTCACGGATTATGGTTTGCGGGCGCTGATTTATATGGCGTCACTGCCGAGCGGGAAAATGACCAGCATTTCGGAGGTAACGGAAGTGTATGGCGTATCTCGTAATCATATGGTCAAAATTATCAATCAACTTAGCCGTGCTGGGTTGGTAATGGCCGTGCGCGGCAAAAACGGCGGTATTCGTCTTGGGAAACCGGCAGAAACTATTCGGATTGGCGATGTTGTACGCGAATTGGAACCGCTCACGCTGGTTAACTGTAACCATGAATTTTGCCACATTACGCCAGCCTGTCGCTTGAAGCAGGTGCTTCAACAGGCGGTACAAAATTTTCTGCATGAGCTGGATCAATACACGCTGGCTGATATGGTCAAAGAAAACCCGCCGCTTTATAAATTATTGTTGGTTGAATGA